In one window of Pseudomonas putida DNA:
- the ftsW gene encoding putative lipid II flippase FtsW, translated as MIFGIIKPYPSPLISGRGIDIDFAFLAGCLALLGLGLVMITSASSEVAAVQSGNPLYHMIRHLVYVAIGLVACGVTMMVPIATWQRMGFMMLIGAFGLLVLVLVPGIGREVNGSMRWIGFSFFNVQPSEIAKVFVVIYLAGYLVRRQTEVRESWMGFFKPFIVLLPMAGLLLMEPDFGATVVMMGAAAAMLFLGGVGLFRFSLMVVLAVVAVFILVQAQPYRMARLITFTDPWSDQFGSGYQLTQALIAFGRGEWLGVGLGNSVQKQFYLPEAHTDFVFSVLAEELGVVGSLCTVALFVFVTIRALYIGLWAEKAKQFFAAYMAFGLAFLWIGQFLINIGVNVGLLPTKGLTLPFLSYGGSSLVICCACVGLLLRIEWESRTHLGSEEHEFKESDFAEETSHGR; from the coding sequence TGCCTGGCCTTGCTGGGGTTGGGCCTGGTGATGATCACCTCGGCGTCCTCGGAAGTGGCCGCCGTGCAGTCCGGCAATCCGCTCTATCACATGATCCGTCACCTGGTGTACGTCGCGATCGGCCTTGTTGCCTGCGGTGTGACCATGATGGTGCCGATCGCCACCTGGCAGCGCATGGGCTTCATGATGCTGATCGGCGCCTTCGGCTTGCTGGTGCTGGTACTGGTGCCGGGGATCGGTCGGGAAGTGAACGGTTCGATGCGCTGGATCGGCTTCAGCTTCTTCAACGTCCAGCCTTCGGAGATCGCCAAGGTCTTCGTGGTCATCTATCTGGCGGGTTACCTGGTACGCCGCCAGACCGAGGTGCGCGAGAGCTGGATGGGCTTCTTCAAGCCGTTCATCGTCCTGCTGCCCATGGCAGGCCTGCTGCTGATGGAGCCGGACTTCGGCGCCACCGTGGTGATGATGGGCGCTGCGGCGGCCATGCTGTTCCTGGGAGGGGTGGGGCTGTTCCGCTTCTCGCTGATGGTGGTGCTGGCGGTGGTCGCGGTGTTCATCCTGGTCCAGGCGCAACCCTACCGGATGGCGCGTCTGATCACCTTCACCGACCCCTGGTCCGATCAGTTCGGTTCGGGCTACCAGCTGACGCAGGCACTGATCGCCTTCGGTCGTGGCGAGTGGCTGGGCGTCGGCCTGGGCAACAGCGTACAGAAGCAGTTCTACCTGCCCGAGGCGCACACTGACTTCGTGTTCTCGGTGCTGGCCGAAGAGCTTGGCGTAGTCGGCTCGCTGTGCACCGTGGCGCTGTTCGTGTTCGTCACCATCCGCGCCTTGTACATCGGCCTGTGGGCCGAGAAGGCCAAGCAGTTCTTCGCCGCCTACATGGCCTTCGGCCTGGCCTTCCTGTGGATCGGCCAGTTCCTGATCAACATTGGTGTGAACGTGGGTCTGCTGCCGACCAAGGGGCTGACGCTGCCATTCCTCAGCTACGGGGGCAGCTCGCTGGTGATCTGCTGCGCCTGCGTGGGGCTGTTGCTGCGTATCGAGTGGGAGAGTCGAACGCACCTGGGTAGCGAGGAGCACGAGTTCAAGGAGAGCGATTTTGCCGAGGAGACCAGTCATGGCCGCTGA
- the murG gene encoding undecaprenyldiphospho-muramoylpentapeptide beta-N-acetylglucosaminyltransferase has product MAADGKNVLIMAGGTGGHVFPALACAREFQARGYSVHWLGTPRGIENELVPQAGLPLHLIQVSGLRGKGKLSLLKAPFTLVKAVLQARRIIRELKPVCVLGFGGYVTGPGGVAARLCGVPLVIHEQNARAGTANRLLVPLAARVCEAFPDTFAASEKRRTTGNPVRPELFLETPRAALAGRRARLLVLGGSLGAEPLNKLLPKALSEVTADLRPEVFHQAGKQHASVTAERYREAGIEAQVEPFIKDMAHAYGWADMVVCRAGALTVSELAAAGLPSMLVPLPHAIDDHQTHNAQYLAREGAAFLMPQATTGAAQLAERLNEVLMQPEKLNTMAGTARRLAKPAATSTVVDICLEVAHG; this is encoded by the coding sequence ATGGCCGCTGATGGCAAGAACGTACTGATCATGGCCGGTGGCACCGGGGGGCATGTGTTCCCGGCCCTGGCCTGCGCCCGCGAATTCCAGGCGCGCGGCTACAGCGTGCACTGGCTCGGTACGCCACGGGGTATCGAGAACGAACTGGTGCCCCAGGCTGGCTTGCCGCTGCACCTGATCCAGGTCAGCGGGCTGCGTGGCAAGGGCAAGCTGTCGCTGCTCAAGGCGCCGTTCACCCTGGTCAAGGCCGTGCTGCAGGCGCGGCGCATCATTCGTGAGCTCAAGCCGGTGTGCGTGCTGGGCTTTGGCGGCTATGTCACAGGCCCAGGCGGTGTTGCCGCGCGGCTGTGCGGTGTGCCGCTGGTGATTCACGAACAGAACGCCCGTGCAGGTACCGCCAATCGCCTGCTGGTGCCACTGGCCGCGCGAGTCTGCGAAGCTTTCCCCGACACGTTCGCTGCCAGCGAGAAGCGTCGGACCACCGGTAACCCGGTGCGCCCCGAACTGTTCCTGGAAACGCCTCGTGCGGCACTTGCCGGGCGTCGTGCGCGTCTTCTGGTGCTCGGCGGCAGCCTCGGTGCGGAACCATTGAACAAATTGCTGCCTAAGGCCCTGTCCGAAGTGACTGCAGACCTGCGGCCAGAGGTGTTCCACCAGGCTGGCAAGCAACATGCGTCGGTCACCGCCGAGCGTTATCGCGAGGCCGGGATCGAGGCTCAGGTAGAGCCGTTCATCAAAGACATGGCCCACGCTTATGGCTGGGCCGACATGGTGGTGTGCCGGGCCGGCGCCCTGACCGTCAGCGAACTCGCGGCGGCGGGCCTGCCCTCGATGCTGGTGCCCTTGCCCCACGCGATCGACGATCACCAGACCCACAACGCCCAATATCTGGCTCGCGAAGGTGCCGCCTTCCTGATGCCACAAGCGACAACTGGCGCAGCGCAGCTCGCTGAACGCCTGAACGAGGTGCTGATGCAACCCGAGAAACTCAACACCATGGCCGGCACTGCGCGCCGCCTGGCCAAGCCTGCTGCAACCAGCACCGTGGTCGATATCTGCCTGGAGGTGGCCCATGGTTGA
- the murC gene encoding UDP-N-acetylmuramate--L-alanine ligase — MVESQKAMPQPKMGRIRRIHFVGIGGVGMCGIAEVLLNLGYEVSGSDLKASPVTQRLESFGAEIFVGHRAENAATADVLVVSSAINPANPEVATALERRIPVVPRAEMLAELMRYRHGIAVAGTHGKTTTTSLLASVFAAGGLDPTFVIGGRLTAAGTNAQLGTSRYLIAEADESDASFLHLQPMVAVVTNIDADHMATYEGDFNKLKKTFVEFLHNLPFYGLAVMCLDDPVVREILPQVKRPTVTYGFSEEADIRAINVRQQGMQTHFTVLRRDCEPLEVSVNMPGNHNVLNALATIAIATDEGISDDAIIQGLSGFQGVGRRFQVYGELPVEGGSVMLVDDYGHHPTEVAAVIKAVRGGWPSRRLVIVYQPHRYSRTRDLYDDFVQVLGDANVLLLMEVYPAGEEPIPGADSRQLCHSIRQRGKLDPIYIERGAELAPLVKPLLRAGDILICQGAGDVGGLAPQLMKSPLFAGAVAKQEKPL; from the coding sequence ATGGTTGAAAGCCAGAAAGCCATGCCGCAGCCCAAGATGGGCCGCATTCGCCGCATTCACTTCGTCGGTATCGGCGGCGTGGGCATGTGCGGTATCGCCGAAGTGCTGCTGAACCTGGGCTACGAAGTGTCCGGTTCCGACCTCAAGGCCTCGCCGGTCACCCAGCGCCTGGAGTCGTTCGGCGCCGAAATTTTCGTGGGGCACCGTGCCGAGAACGCTGCCACCGCCGATGTACTGGTCGTCTCCAGCGCAATCAATCCGGCCAACCCTGAAGTTGCCACCGCGCTCGAACGCCGTATCCCGGTGGTGCCGCGTGCCGAGATGCTGGCCGAGCTGATGCGCTACCGCCACGGCATCGCTGTCGCCGGTACCCACGGCAAGACCACCACCACCAGCCTGCTGGCCTCGGTGTTCGCTGCCGGTGGCCTGGATCCGACCTTCGTCATCGGTGGCCGTCTGACTGCTGCTGGCACCAACGCCCAGCTCGGTACCAGCCGCTACCTGATCGCCGAAGCCGATGAAAGTGATGCGAGCTTCCTGCACCTGCAGCCGATGGTCGCTGTCGTCACCAACATCGACGCCGACCACATGGCGACCTACGAGGGTGACTTCAACAAACTGAAGAAGACCTTCGTCGAGTTCCTGCACAACCTGCCGTTCTACGGCCTGGCCGTGATGTGCCTGGACGACCCGGTCGTGCGCGAGATTCTGCCTCAGGTCAAGCGTCCGACCGTCACCTACGGCTTCAGCGAAGAAGCCGACATCCGCGCCATCAACGTGCGCCAGCAGGGCATGCAGACGCATTTCACCGTGCTGCGTCGCGACTGCGAGCCGCTGGAGGTGTCCGTGAACATGCCGGGCAACCACAATGTGCTCAACGCCCTGGCCACCATCGCCATTGCCACCGACGAGGGCATCAGTGACGACGCCATCATCCAGGGCCTGTCGGGCTTCCAGGGTGTGGGGCGACGCTTCCAGGTGTACGGCGAGCTGCCAGTCGAGGGCGGTAGCGTGATGCTGGTCGACGACTATGGCCATCACCCCACCGAAGTGGCGGCGGTGATCAAGGCCGTGCGCGGCGGTTGGCCGAGCCGGCGCCTGGTGATCGTCTACCAGCCGCACCGCTACAGCCGCACCCGCGATCTTTACGACGACTTCGTGCAGGTGCTGGGTGATGCCAACGTGCTGCTGCTGATGGAAGTCTACCCGGCCGGCGAGGAGCCGATTCCCGGCGCCGACAGCCGCCAGCTGTGCCACAGCATCCGCCAGCGCGGCAAGCTGGACCCGATCTACATCGAACGTGGTGCCGAGCTCGCGCCACTGGTCAAGCCACTGCTGCGCGCTGGCGACATCCTGATCTGCCAGGGTGCCGGCGATGTGGGTGGCCTGGCCCCGCAACTGATGAAAAGCCCGCTGTTCGCTGGCGCTGTCGCCAAGCAGGAGAAACCGCTGTGA
- a CDS encoding D-alanine--D-alanine ligase, protein MSTAYDKLHSTLDVKAFGRVAVLYGGKSAEREVSLKSGAAVIEALTSAGVDVVAIDVGDDLLARLQSEKIDRAFIILHGRGGEDGSMQGLLECLGIPYTGSGILASALAMDKLRTKQVWQSLGIPTPRHAVLASESDCVEAGKELGFPLIVKPAHEGSSIGMAKVNSVEELVAAWKDAAKYDSQVLVEQWIHGPEFTIAVLRGQVLPPIALGTPHVFYDYDAKYIANDTQYRIPCGLDAGKEQELMDLTARACDAIGIEGWGRLDVMQDEQGRFWLLEVNTAPGMTDHSLVPMAARAAGLDFQQLVLAILAESVATRG, encoded by the coding sequence GTGAGTACCGCCTACGACAAACTGCACTCCACGCTCGACGTCAAGGCCTTCGGCCGCGTCGCCGTGCTGTATGGCGGCAAGAGCGCCGAGCGTGAGGTTTCGCTCAAGTCGGGCGCCGCGGTGATCGAGGCGCTGACCTCGGCCGGCGTGGATGTGGTTGCCATCGATGTGGGTGACGATCTGCTCGCCCGCTTGCAAAGCGAGAAGATCGACCGCGCTTTCATCATTCTTCACGGCCGTGGTGGTGAAGACGGCAGCATGCAAGGCCTGCTCGAGTGCCTGGGCATTCCCTACACCGGCAGCGGCATCCTTGCCTCGGCGCTGGCCATGGACAAACTGCGCACCAAGCAGGTGTGGCAGAGCCTGGGCATTCCGACCCCGCGTCACGCCGTGCTGGCCAGCGAAAGCGACTGTGTCGAGGCCGGCAAGGAACTGGGCTTCCCGCTGATCGTCAAACCGGCCCATGAAGGTTCCAGCATCGGCATGGCCAAGGTGAACAGCGTCGAAGAGCTGGTTGCCGCCTGGAAGGACGCTGCCAAGTACGACTCCCAGGTACTGGTCGAGCAGTGGATCCACGGTCCGGAGTTCACCATTGCGGTGCTGCGCGGGCAGGTGCTGCCACCGATCGCACTGGGTACGCCGCACGTGTTCTACGACTACGACGCCAAGTACATCGCCAACGACACCCAGTACCGCATTCCATGCGGCCTGGACGCTGGCAAGGAACAGGAACTGATGGACCTGACTGCCCGCGCTTGCGATGCCATCGGCATCGAGGGCTGGGGCCGTCTGGATGTAATGCAGGACGAGCAGGGCCGGTTCTGGCTGCTCGAAGTCAACACCGCACCCGGCATGACCGATCATAGCCTGGTGCCCATGGCGGCCCGCGCGGCCGGTCTGGACTTCCAGCAGCTGGTGCTGGCGATCCTGGCCGAAAGCGTAGCGACGCGAGGTTAA